In Nitrospira sp., a single genomic region encodes these proteins:
- a CDS encoding thioredoxin family protein has protein sequence MPSIMLLVSPSCGACPSAKSLWKQLRVKYSFSYREVDITTPDGAELANRHSVRAVPATIIDGRLTFVGVPSRESAEKALLLKMKPRE, from the coding sequence ATGCCAAGCATCATGTTATTAGTTTCTCCCAGCTGTGGAGCTTGTCCCTCGGCCAAAAGCCTTTGGAAGCAGCTGCGGGTGAAATATAGTTTTTCCTACCGGGAAGTCGACATCACCACTCCCGATGGCGCTGAGTTGGCCAATCGCCATTCGGTGCGGGCGGTGCCTGCCACGATCATCGATGGACGACTGACCTTTGTCGGTGTACCGAGTCGAGAAAGCGCCGAAAAGGCGTTGTTGTTGAAAATGAAGCCGCGCGAATAA
- a CDS encoding DEAD/DEAH box helicase family protein has product MKTLPSWTAPLRDWQRRALVAVQTHQTADFLAMATPAAGKTRFALRVAHEFLAKGTARRVLVVCPTNHLRTQWSEAAGKIGLQLDPGLTNDQASEAADYHGAVVTYQQVSLAPDIFQRTCKSKPTLLILDELHHAGDGKHWGKALRMAFDPAVFRLILSGTPFRSDNNPIPFIRYEQGESHADFAYGYTEAIKDSVCRPIVFPSYEGELTWLSDGREHTATFEDGLKFDLQRERLKTALLQESWLGPVITDAHKQLTRLRKEEQADAGGLIVAMDQDHARWVSELIGKITGTKAVVAVSDDPGASRTIASFSDHKTQAWLVAVNMVSEGVDIPRLRVGVYGTNVLTEMYFRQVVGRFVRMQDGMPTPQRAWLYLPKDPILVHYARQIRAERDHVLEDIMPAGQRDLFGRITVSSTKEYMPLNAVAKLDSLIGEEDPRGESGGTIAGDIAVSLHEQKLDLRETHRLLVASVARKTGVDHRRLNAELIARTGGRVDQATTDQLQKRIQLLERWQEKGYDGKR; this is encoded by the coding sequence ATGAAGACCCTACCTTCCTGGACGGCTCCGTTACGCGATTGGCAGCGCCGTGCGCTCGTCGCCGTCCAGACCCATCAGACGGCGGATTTTCTCGCTATGGCGACTCCGGCCGCCGGGAAAACCCGCTTTGCGCTGCGCGTCGCACACGAGTTTCTCGCCAAGGGGACCGCCCGTCGTGTCCTCGTCGTCTGTCCGACCAACCATCTGCGTACCCAGTGGTCGGAAGCCGCCGGGAAAATAGGCCTTCAGCTCGATCCAGGGCTGACGAACGATCAAGCCAGCGAAGCTGCCGATTATCACGGCGCGGTCGTAACCTATCAGCAAGTCAGTCTTGCTCCGGACATTTTTCAGCGTACATGTAAGAGTAAACCGACGCTCCTTATCCTGGATGAGTTGCACCATGCAGGAGATGGCAAGCACTGGGGGAAGGCGTTGCGCATGGCCTTCGATCCGGCGGTATTTCGGTTGATTCTTTCCGGCACGCCGTTTCGCTCCGACAATAACCCGATTCCGTTTATCCGCTACGAGCAGGGCGAGAGCCATGCGGACTTCGCGTACGGCTATACCGAGGCGATTAAAGACAGCGTGTGCCGTCCGATCGTCTTCCCCAGCTATGAAGGCGAATTGACCTGGCTCTCCGACGGTCGTGAGCACACGGCCACCTTCGAGGATGGACTGAAGTTCGATCTCCAACGTGAACGGTTGAAGACAGCGCTCTTGCAAGAGTCCTGGCTGGGTCCGGTCATTACCGACGCGCACAAGCAATTGACCCGACTCCGCAAGGAAGAGCAGGCCGATGCCGGCGGATTGATCGTCGCCATGGACCAGGATCACGCCCGTTGGGTCTCCGAGTTGATCGGGAAAATCACCGGAACGAAGGCGGTCGTGGCGGTGTCGGACGATCCGGGGGCATCACGGACCATCGCGTCCTTTTCCGATCATAAGACCCAAGCCTGGCTGGTCGCGGTGAACATGGTGAGCGAAGGGGTGGACATCCCCCGGTTACGGGTGGGCGTGTACGGGACCAACGTGTTGACGGAGATGTACTTCCGGCAGGTGGTCGGGCGATTCGTGCGCATGCAGGACGGCATGCCTACACCGCAACGGGCCTGGCTCTATTTGCCCAAAGATCCGATCCTGGTTCATTACGCTCGGCAAATCAGAGCGGAGCGCGACCATGTTCTGGAAGACATCATGCCCGCCGGACAACGGGACTTGTTCGGCCGGATCACTGTGTCCAGCACCAAAGAATACATGCCGTTGAATGCGGTGGCGAAGCTCGACTCGCTCATCGGAGAAGAAGACCCGCGAGGGGAGAGTGGAGGCACCATCGCGGGGGATATTGCCGTCTCATTGCACGAACAGAAGCTCGATCTGCGAGAAACGCATCGACTCCTGGTCGCGTCTGTGGCGAGAAAAACCGGCGTGGATCACCGACGGCTCAATGCCGAATTGATCGCGCGGACCGGAGGGCGCGTCGATCAGGCGACGACCGATCAGCTGCAAAAGCGCATTCAACTGTTGGAGCGATGGCAGGAAAAGGGGTATGACGGCAAGCGATGA